In Labeo rohita strain BAU-BD-2019 unplaced genomic scaffold, IGBB_LRoh.1.0 scaffold_30, whole genome shotgun sequence, a genomic segment contains:
- the LOC127160191 gene encoding GTPase IMAP family member 4-like — MDKDLHHRGFPLSNLPSNSAGTRLQDIDNIKIVLLGKTGVGKSSTGNTILGENVFECGKRLKSVTQKSEVKNSFVEGRHVSVVDTPGFFDTTLPEEELAVEIAKSVFLSAPGPHAFLFVLPFDRFTEQEEEVLEEIKMIFGQDVLKFLILLFTNGDDVDLEAFKSEVNEHEKLRKIVERCQGYHIFNKDQTNRQQVTDLLQKIDTMIQQNEGKQYTNEMFKEAKQIKQDEEEKKKDQERCRCFGCCCSCGFKRFWQNFKDFFRNIARKLHKKRDYKRL; from the exons ATG GATAAGGATCTGCATCACAGAGGATTTCCGCTCAGCAATCTACCTTCAAATAGTGCAG GAACACGACTGCAGGACATTGACAACATTAAAATTGTTCTTTTGGGGAAAACCGGAGTTGGGAAAAGCTCAACAGGAAACACCATACTTggagaaaatgtttttgaatgtggAAAACGTCTGAAATCTGTAACACAGAAGTCAGAAGTGAAAAATTCGTTTGTTGAAGGCAGACATGTATCTGTTGTTGATACTCCTGGGTTTTTTGACACAACACTTCCAGAAGAGGAGCTGGCAGTGGAGATTGCAAAGAGTGTGTTTCTGTCTGCGCCAGGACCTCATGCCTTTTTATTTGTACTACCCTTCGATAGATTCACAGAGCAGGAGGAAGAGGTATTGgaagaaattaaaatgatatttggTCAAGATGTACTAAAATTTCTTATACTGCTCTTTACAAATGGGGATGATGTTGACCTGGAGGCATTTAAGTCAGAGGTAAATGAGCATGAAAAGCTAAGAAAAATAGTTGAGAGGTGTCAGGGGTATCACATCTTCAACAAAGATCAAACTAACAGACAGCAGGTGACTGATCTCCTGCAGAAGATTGACACAATGATACAGCAGAATGAAGGAAAACAGTACACTAATGAGATGTTTAAGGAggcaaaacaaattaaacaagatgaagaagagaaaaagaaagatcaAGAGAGATGCAGGTGCTTCGGCTGTTGCTGTAGTTGTGGATTTAAGCGTTTCTGGCAAAATTTCAAGGATTTTTTCAGAAACATTGCAcgtaaattgcataaaaaaagaGATTACAAACGATTGTAG
- the LOC127160194 gene encoding GTPase IMAP family member 4-like: MERTINLSSNTCDLNLLLIGKTGSGVSASGNTILGLNVFQSGLSLTSITDRCQKHTAEVANRRVTVIDTPNFFNSNDIDLSVELKRGLNMCSPGIYAILLVLPLHTFTQQDADIMFFFKKMFGEKAMKHTFVLFTHGDELQNESPEQLIRENTELSRLTEVCGGRFHLLNNKDLNNREQVTKLLVKIERMVSENENSCYTLQMFKDQSLRVFLQSFAKPKYLYAVIAVIVSAVIYVNIWASGVNRLNV; encoded by the coding sequence ATGGAGCGAACTATCAATCTGTCTTCAAACACCTGTGATCTTAATCTTCTGCTGATCGGAAAAACCGGTTCAGGAGTAAGCGCTTCTGGAAACACTATACTGGGTCTAAATGTGTTTCAGTCTGGTCTGAGCCTGACCTCCATTACTGACAGATGCCAAAAACACACGGCAGAAGTGGCCAACAGAAGAGTTACAGTAATTGACACTCCAAACTTCTTTAATTCAAATGACATTGATCTGAGTGTGGAGTTAAAGAGAGGACTGAACATGTGCTCTCCAGGAATATACGCAATCCTTCTGGTTCTTCCTTTACACACTTTCACTCAGCAAGATGCAGACATCATGTTCTTCTTCAAGAAGATGTTTGGAGagaaggccatgaaacacactTTTGTCCTCTTCACCCATGGAGACGAGCTTCAAAATGAATCACCTGAACAACTAATAAGAGAAAACACAGAGTTGTCAAGACTAACAGAGGTGTGTGGAGGAAGATTTCACCTGCTGAACAACAAAGATCTGAACAACAGAGAGCAGGTCACCAAACTCCTTGTAAAGATTGAACGAATGGTGTCTGAAAATGAGAATAGCTGCTACACTTTACAAATGTTTAAAGATCAGTCACTCAGAGTGTTTTTGCAGAGTTTTGCTAAGCCAAAATATCTGTATGCAGTGATTGCTGTTATTGTGTCTGCAGTGATTTATGTTAATATTTGGGCTAGTGGTGTCAATcgattaaatgtttaa